CAAATAATAACACTTTAACATATATCATTATGTCATTAAGAGTGTCAATAATTGTTTTACTAAATACTTAAAAAAGCAAGCCATAGTTACAAAAATCAAATTCAGTTAAGATGGATTTCCAAGGAgattcaaattatttcattttgctcAACAGTACTAAAGCCAGAATAAGCTCTGAAGCCAAAACTAAGCTGCAATTCTATGGACTTTGAGGGCATGTTAATTTTCCATTAAATCAATCATAAGAGAATATTGTTTCCAGGGATAGAGAAATGCTTTTTTCCCTCAACTTGGAATTCTGATACAATACTATTTGTTTGATGAAATggaatatgtttttttaaaggtgataattaaattatcatcattattataattaacaatagtaataattatGTAACAAAATGGAAAGTTATAACATTAAAATTAAGTAACAATCAATTCCCCTGACTGGGAGTTGAATTCTGAAGGACTGGGCATTCAACCCTTACTCCACTACATATCACATGTGTGATCATGGTTAAGTCACTCAATGTCTTTAGAATTCAatttcttaatttccaaataagGGAATTAGACTAGGTGATCTTAGAGTTCCCTTCTAGATTGAAGTCAATGACATTATGAGCCTCTTATTTTGGTTCTTCCGTGTTTGTGATCTGTAAATTATGACTTTACATCTCTGGGGcccagttttcctatctgtaaagtgTGGTGGTTTGACTGTATTGTCTTCTATAAACAATCTTTCCTGACACTCAAGAAATCTCCTTTCTGTCTAGTTGTCTAAGTAAAAGTATGAACATAAACAGTAGGGGGCAGCAAAACACttcatcattttttccctttttttcttttatattctcaATACCCTTCAAATTCAATAACCACCTATCTATTCCTATCATtttaatgactttaaaaaatcCATCTAGCAGTCTACATGGTTCTATCACTCTATTCATTATTCACTATTGGATAGGTGATATTGTGGGATTTGACACAACCGTGATTGACAGAATGAATGGAAGTCACCtcaatatacaaatgtatataattCAGATCAAGTCATAATGTTTAAAGAGGTAATTGTTAATGGGAGTTACTAATCTCATTAAGAAATAGCTCACCTTTTTCTTAGTCAGTGAGGCACTTTCTGAATGTTTCCCTAtgatttttaaacatctgtttcaTTAGTGTTGTTTTAAATCTGGACAATTTTATATTGTGATAGTTGTTAAATTGAGGAACACATTAATTGACATTTCACAACTGACTAACTGGTGGTACAGGgtagaaataataaattttaaaattaatctgaTTTATTTTCCCACTGAATTACATATGACAGCATAGATTGTGGAATTAACTTCTTAGCTTCACGTTGTGGAAAAAAATCTGACTTATTAAGATTTCAATAAGAGTAAAAGGGCAGTTTCAGAAATAAAACCCTCTGTGAGGGAAAAAGGGCTTTTTGTAAATAAATCTGTTACATTTACTAAGGCAAGTGgtattatttattcatatttggTTTAAAAGTTTTGaacttttgattttaaaatatttaacacaCTAAAAAACCTAATAATCTGCTAATATCTAATCCAATTTACCTTAAGACATAGCAAATCTCACCAAACTGTATGGGGTGCAATACACATGTCCTACTTCTGCATGGACAATGAAGATGTAGACAGCCTCACGATTTTTTAATGCAGACAcagaaaatatgaatatatttaccTGCTGCAAAAAGCATAACTGCAACTGGTCTATAGAAACGTCTCCGAGATCCCACGCAGATTGATATCAAACCGACCAAGAAGGCAATAAGAATGATGGCAGCACCACCCAAGAGTAAGGCCAGTGTAGCAATCTGCCAgtctagaaaaggaaaggaatatagTATGAAGTATAAAGCCGGGTAATGGTCCGCATTCCACACCAAAGTATAGTTAAATAGAACCGACTAATGGAAAAGTAGAGTGAGAAAAATGTCTTATAGAGACTCAGAAGTACATAGTGGAACAAGCACTGGTTCTtctgtcagaggacctggtttcaaatcacATCTGAGGATTactatgggtaagtcactcaatatccctgagactcagtgttcttatctgtataatgaaAGGGGGAAACTTGATATCCTCTAAGTTTATTTCTTGTTCCAGATCTATTGTAATATATCCCTTGTACCGTTTGGATAATTTAACTCACCAAGGTTCCCATGACCTTCAGGACAatgttttccccatttattttatCCTTCTAAGGATTTCACTAGCATATATCTATGTGAAATCCATTCAAAGGGCCACATAAAAGATACATGGCAGGCATAAGCAAGCTGCACCAAATTATTAATTGTAACTTGCATATAAAAAGCATTATAAAACACAGAATCATGAAAATTGATCACTGGTAGAAAGAAGTGGCTCAGTCATGCAGTGATAATAAGGGGTACAAGATGGACAGTCCGAGTATTGTATTAatctatatataattttaaaagatcaagAGAAAGATCTCTAGTGTGTTACCTAGCTCCTTTCTTCAAAATTGACAGAAGAACTTGGACAGAACCCtacagaatgagaaggcatggagggGTTGCGATCTGCATTTATGGGGAGAGTGTATACTCTAATGATCACAAATCCACTAAAGTTGTGAAGTATGAATTGTCCCCACTCccagatttcatttttaaaatgtttcctgtTTTCTTGAATTTCAAAGGAAGGTGATAATATTCTTCCATTGCTTTCCATCAAATAGAAATACTTAtgaaatgcttaacacagtgtgtggcacatagtaaatcGTTTATACATGCTAattgttattaaaataaaagTTGTGCTATTTCTTTTAGGTCCTGggaatctcaatctctctctgtccctctgtctatgtctctctctgtctctctctctctctctccatgttaTCACATCCCAGTCTAATAGCCTCATCACCACCTGACAAAACTATTCTTTGATTGGATTTCTACAGtgagtcaggaaaaaaaatgctatattgCTGTTGAATCTACTTTTAATTCACTCATTCAAAATTTATTGAGTTCTTTCCATGGTCAAACCACAGTGCTTAGATACTTCCAGATTTTTTCAATCAAACTAACTGTGAAGGTTACCTAGAAATTTCCTCCATTTGGtgtaaaaggtaaaaaaatagaaatggtgtGGTTGGACTCTTGTCTCTTCCACATTTTCAGTTATCTTAGAGGCAGAATGAATAATTTGAGGAAATGGATAGCTACATAAAAACATTTGAAAGTTAAAAGTACAATGTAAATGTAGTAAATTattgatataatttatttttgagtCCCATCCATTATATCCAACACATTCCTAAGCTGCTTTTCCAACACTTCAGATGTCATCTTGtctatcaccttcattttatggatgagggaactgaaagcCAGACAGAGGACATAACttgtacaaatatatacagatggccactatagaaaagagaaagcataccccactgaaaaactcaagggtcaagttagttggttgggaatatggccaggcagcgaaaacacacccagattcagtctcagacattggattctttctttggtaacaaagaagaccaaaacatacagcctaaagaagtcaatgaagtgcaagagcctacaccaaaagcctccaagaaaaacatgaactgctcctaggccatggaagagctcaaaaaggatttggaaaaccaggTTAGagcaggagaggaaaaattgggatgagaaatgagaaggatgcgagaaaaccatgaaaaacaagtcaatgacttgctaaaggaaacccaaaaaatgctgaaaaatacactgaagaaaacagcaccttaaaaaatagactaactcaaatggcaaaagagctccaaaaagccaatgaggagaagaatgccttgaaaggtacgattagccaaatggaaaaggaggtccaacggaccactgaagaaaatactaccttaaaaattagattggagcaagtggaagctagtgactttatgagaaatcaagatattataaaacagaaccaaaggaatgaaaaaaatggaagacaatgtgaaatatctcattggaaaaaccactgacctagaaaatagatccaggagagataattttaaaattattggactacctgaaagccatgatcaaaaaaagagcctagatatcatctttcaagaaattatcaaggagaactgccctgatattccaaagccacagggcaaaatagaaattgaaagaatccatcgatcgcctcctcaaatagattccaaaaagaaatctcctaggaatattgtcgccaaattccagagctcccagatcaaggagaaaatactgcaagcagccagaaagaaacaatttgagtattgtggaaacccaatcagaataacccaagatctggcagtttctacattatgagatcgaagggcttggaatacaatattccagatgtcaatgcagctaggattaaaacctagaatcacctatccagcaaaactgagtatcatgctccaagacaaaatatggattttcaataaaatagaggactttcaagctttctcagtcaaaataccagagctgaagagaaaatttgactttcaaacacaagaatcaagagaagcatgaagaggtaatcaagaaaaagaacaagaaaaaaaggcagaattatccaaatggaaaaggaggtccaaaagtccactgaagaaaatactaccttaaaaattagaatagagcaagcagaagctagtgactttatgagaaatcaagatatcataaagcagaaccaaaacaatgaaaaaatggaagacaatgtgaaatatctcattggaaaaaccacggacTTGGACACTAGATataggagagataacttaaaaattattggactacctgaaagccatgatcaaaaaaagagcctagacatcatctttaaataaattatcaaggaagaaccagagggtaaaacagaaattgaaagaatcaaccaatcgcctcttgaaatgATCCCCAAGCTCTTTCTGCCATCTTGCATTGCTCCCGCCATGGTGCGCATGAATGTCCTGGCAAATGCACTCAAAAGCATCAACAATGCAGAAAAGCGAGGAAAACGTCAGGTTCTCATCAGGCCGTGCTCCAAAGTAATCATCCGGTTCTTAACTGTGATGATGAAGCATGGTTATATTGGGGAATTTGAGATCATTGATGATCACAGAGCAGGAAAAATTGTTGTGAACCTCACGGGCAGATTAAACAAGTGTGGTGTAATCAGCCCCAGATTTGATGTTCAATTGAAAGATCTAGAAAAGTGGCAGAATAATCTCCTACCATCCTGTCAGTTTGGGTTTATTGTGCTTACACCTTCAGATGGCATCATGGACCATGAGGAAGCAAGACAAAAACACGCAGGAGGAAAAATCCTGGGATTCTTTTTCTAAGGGtgtaaaacaaacatacaaataaaatggtccaatggacaaaaaaaatgatccccaaataaaaacacCTGGgactattgttgccaaattccagaattcccaggtcaaggagaaaatattgcaagcagccagaaagaaacaatttgagtactgtggaaacataatcaggataacacaagatctagtagcttctacattaagggatcaaaggacttggaatatgatattttcgAGTTCAAaagagctag
This Trichosurus vulpecula isolate mTriVul1 chromosome 2, mTriVul1.pri, whole genome shotgun sequence DNA region includes the following protein-coding sequences:
- the LOC118837901 gene encoding 40S ribosomal protein S15a-like; protein product: MVRMNVLANALKSINNAEKRGKRQVLIRPCSKVIIRFLTVMMKHGYIGEFEIIDDHRAGKIVVNLTGRLNKCGVISPRFDVQLKDLEKWQNNLLPSCQFGFIVLTPSDGIMDHEEARQKHAGGKILGFFF